TGCAGAATTCTTCAaaacaaattcccactctgcacagaaagcagcctggCTCCaggtgtttggtatgtgtcaaagtggaaggatTATCTTACGTAAGGACCCTGGTAGATCTGTAGAGGCTGACAAGGTGATTTGCATGAAAAGATATATACACAAATGCACCAATAAGATAAAAAGATTCAGTTCTGGGCTagttatctttttttgtttattcttcACAAAAGATTGGTTTATACCCTTCATAAACATTTTGCCTCGAACAGAAACGAGGATTTGTTTCTGGATGTTTTTTTGCAATTGTGTGATCATCGTAATTAATAtgcaatttttaattttttttctttctttctgtgacATGTAGAAAACAAGTGCCATTTGATGTGGGCCTAAACACAGCAATACAGAAATCTCTCTTCAATGACTGGTGAGTAAGTTACTTTTAAATGGAAATTTCTTAAGTATGAATGAGCTTTCAACACAAGCGAAAAGTGTATGAAAAACGTCAAAGCAAGACTCGCTTCTCACATGATTTTTCTTACAAACTTCCTCTTTCTACAGGATTTAAGTTAATGGTTATTTACCACTTTTCTCTCATGATGACAACAGATTTTTGTTCTGTTGATACTGATGTTTGCATGATTAAAACATTGTATGTGTGGATTTGTATTTATGCTGAGGTGTACCCTTTGATATACTAGTAACTATAGATAATAGTGCATATTGTACATttaggagggggagggggtctgACTGACTGGGTGAAATACAAGTTTTCAATGATAGgttgttcttttctttgttcTACAGGGTGGAGAGCTTCACCTCTCTGTACCAACAGCTGAAGAATGGCTACTGTCCGTATTTCTACGTGTGTTGCCATCAGTTTACCGTGCTGTTTCGGAGTCCCACAGTTGCTGGGCATGCAGGACAAAGTGCCTGCTTAACACCTACCACACGGGGCATTCGGGAAGCACTCAGACGTGAAGGTATGCAATAATCTGAGCCTTGGAATGATAATCCttaatattttgtgtgtggttctCTTTGTtcacatctgtgtgtgtgtgtgtgtgtgggggggggttatggtGGTAGTGTGGTTCACTTAAATATTGTGTTTTGTtaagttttcttttttgtttattaCTAAGTGCTCCTAAAAGATCATGCGGTGACAGTTTTTTATGCAAATTTTATATCTcctgctcttcttgtcatcattttacTTCCTTGCTAAGCGGGATGAATACGATCATCCAAGCACTCTAGTAGGATTCTAAATGCATGGGCACACACCTGAACTGCTTCTCTCAATCTATCCTCCCACTTGCCTTTTCATACACACGTACGTGCAAACTCCTAAGAATGGACCAGGAATCAAAGAGACATGTATACATACTTAACTAAAGCTGTTTGGTTTGGCAGGAGTTGATTTCACAATGCCAAACATGAAAACGGAGACACAGAAGGACCTGGACCACAGCAGCGTGAACCATCCATCACCGTCAGGGTCCTCTTCAGGTTCACCACTGGCTGACAACCAGAggtatgttgtgtgtgtctgtctgtctgtctgtctgtctatctgtctgtgtgctgcCAGTTAGTTGCATTCTGATGATTAGTATCCGCAAAATGACATGAAAATGGTGACAGTATTTGAACATAagtttgaacatttttttttcttttagggGTTCGAAATTGAATAGCTTTAGTTTTACCCCTTTTCTGACAGCTTTGTCTGCGAGCTAAAACAGGTGGCTGGTCCACATTGTTGGATGATGATTGTTAATGGCAATGACAAAACCCCGGTTGATGTCCCCAGCCCCCTCCCCTCTGAACTCAGCTGTGTGTTTAATAAATAAAATGTCCTATGTTCTACAGTGATTGTAATGGTCCTTCCTCCCTTGACGccaatgatgatgacgatgtcGATGAAAGAACAGATGTGACCATGAAGTCGAATGAAGGGGCATCAGTTTGGCTGGAAGACATGGGTCTTGACAGGAAGAATTTCCCCTCTCTGGAGCCAGGCAAAGTGAAAATGTATCCTTTGTCAAAACAGTTCCTTCCAGAGTTTTCATGCTCGTGTTTGTCACTTGTTGTGGATGTTgtttttagtaaaaaaaaaaaaagcctctgAATATCAGTGCCATTTTCTTAGAAGCAAACCAAAAgaaaaaagtaaacaaacaaacaaaaaaactgaaaGCATGTTCAAAGCTAAAAGCATCCTTCACAGCTGATGATGACAATTTGAAATATTGAGAAATGGTTTGTTTAATGTTGTGTCCAAAGTTTATAGTTGTCTTCATGGTCAGTTTCAAATGAAGCAAGTGGTTTTTTTGTGCATCTCTCTCTGTAGTGCGTACATTTGCATACATGTATATTtgcctattgtttttttgtattgcacATACACAACAAAGCCCTGGCCATAAAGTTCCTTAACCCAAGACAGACAACGTGAGGGTTATCAGAAGGTGGACGGTCGAGCAGAGTCGCTGGTGCTCTGTCGTAACAGCCAGGCGCAGGCCTTGTTCAACTTCCTCCTCAACTGTCGCAGCTGTATAGCCCTCACAGGGCCCCAGGCAGGCATCCCTCCAACACTTCTTTCACCAACCGCCTTTCATGGGGCCACCCTCAAGAGTAATAAGGTGTGTTGTACTGTCACTTCTTTCACCAACCGCCTTTCATGGCGCCACCCTCAAGAGTAATAAGGTGTGTTGTACTGTCACTTCTTTCACCAACCGCCTTTCATGGCGCCACCCTCAAGAGTAATAAGGTGTGTTGTACTGTCACTTCTTTCACCAACAGCCTTTCATGGCGCCACCCTCAAGAGTAATATGGTGTGTTGTACTGTCACTTCTTTCTCTAACCTCAGCCCTAAGTTACCCCTTTGCAAGGATACATTCTGTCTGTAAGTCTGGTGTCCCTTTGCAAGGATACATTCTGTCTGTAAGtctggtgtttgtgtgtgtgtgtgtgtgtgccctaaGTTACCCCTTTGCAAGGATACATTCTGTCTGTAAGtctggtgtttgtgtgtgtgtgtgtgccctaaGTTACCCCTTTGCAAGGATACATTCTGTCTGTAAGtctggtgtttgtgtgtgtgtgtgtgccctaaGTTACCCCTTTGCAAGGATACATTCTGTCTGTAAGtctggtgtttgtgtgtgtgtgtgtgtgccctaaGTTACCCCTTTGCAAGGATACATTCTGTCTGTAAGtctcctcgcgccccctaattggcgtagaggcgcgtcccccgggtggtggatgggggagccttctctactaacttctgagagaaggtcgcatcactctcgatgccgtgaacctaattaggatctttttcttgtttcttctctatttctgcctccccaaagtccttttactttccttttctcacccataaaattcttcactttttacccttgttgagtggttcttgtatagaatatagtcaatgtttgtaaagattttagtcaagcagtatgtaagaaatgtttcgtcctttgtactggaaacttgcattctcccagtaaggtcatatattgtactacgttgcaagcccctggagcaattttttgattagtgcttttgtgaacaagaaacacttaacaagtggctctatcccatctcccccctttcccctatcccatctccccccttttcctcgtcgcgatataaccttcgtggttgaaaacgacgttaaacaccaaataaagaaagaaagaaagtctgtaagtctggtgtttgtgtgtgtgtgtgtttctcaaTGGGAGCTGGTATGAATAGCTGTTATGTGAATACTTTGAATGGCttttgtagtagtagtagtggttagGGACTGGATTGGTATCCATAAGCCTCACGGCTTTTTTCGCGTCCCATCTCATCAAATTTGTTGCAGGTCAATCATATTAACATGCTCAAAGTCGTATTTACTCAATATCAATTATCATACAAATAAAGGGTCAACATTTAGTAGAGTTTGTGTTGATGTCATTGGCAAGTggacagtttaaatgaaaatcagAATAACACAAATGAGGAGTTTGAGAAAAGCTTATTGAAAGCAAATTCAGTGGCACTTTTCATGTCCTGgtagaatgtgtattgatttgATGATTTGTTTACTTACTTTTTGTTACAGATTCGTCACTCCGAGGCCAGACTGTCTGCagggacacagacagaaagcagccatgtCATGGAGATCTCTGGTCCCCTGCTGCCACACCACATACTCAACATTTCCTATTTGCTGCAAGAGAATGTCCCTGAGCCTGCTATTCTTTCTGCCATCAATCAAGAACACAGCTCCCCTTTTAACCTGGGAGTGAAACTGCTGGTTGACTCTTCAATGGCAAACAGAACGGAGAGCTCTGTGTCTTCAGAAACAGCACAGAATCCTGGCAAGTGTTCTGAAGATACACCGAGGGAAAAGCTTGTCAGTAACAACCATTTCAAAGCACAGAGCCAGGAGGAGTGTCAAGGTTTTGGCAAAGATAGCCTTGCTGAAATTGAAGGGAAGAGGAGAAGTACAGCAAATGACAAAAACACTTGCAGTGCCGCTGCAAATAGTGGCTCCGATCATCCCCCGGTGTGGTCCAACGGGCTCCATAGCAAGGCAAGATCTCAGCTTTGTGTTGATCCAGGTCTAGAGGAAGGGTCTGTGCTGAGAGAAATCAGGTGTGAACCGGATGGCTTTTTGTGGGTATAGCCATTTCCTGATCCTTGCAGCCCATCAGCAGTCCTTCAGTAGATTTGTGGATGATACCTCCCATCAGAAAATCCTGATTTGAACAGTTATTTCCTGATAGACTTCCTGAATTGCCAAAACCTACAAGAAGGGGAAATACATGTAGCAGGGAAAAAAAACTGAACATGCTGGGAACATCTGAATCCCaagctatttttttttagatttgaaAGATTCTCATGTTTCATCCCTGTAGATATTCCCCCAAATCGGCGTATGGATGGGTAAGAAGGGTCATGCAAGTAAAAACTCACTCGTAGAAGAAGATCCCTATAGATGACATCAGTACAGTATTCATGCTTCAGTTTTCATCCcattctatttgtttgtttgtttgtcactcTTCTCTATCGGGATACTGTCCTTCACAAAGCCTGGAAAAATGATGATGCAATCGCAGTTGTAAAATCAGAAATTGTGGGAAGGAAAAGACCAGCAGCAGCTTAAAGTGTTGgtgtttaaaataaaaacaactgaCATTGCGTTTTTTGGGAGGTGGAATGAAAATATCTTTTTTTCAGTCAGTAGCAAGGCTGTTGATTGGCTGTATGTGTTGAAGAGGAAGTTGGTGGTTGTCCTTCTGGTCTGAAGACTTTTTGCATTCTGCAGCTTATTGGTGAACTCAGAGATGGCTCTGCAAGCCTGGCCTGGAGGCACAGTCTTGAACACTGGAAATCTGTTGTGGTAACTACCTGGAAGAGGAAGTTGCTCAACATATAAATGCAGAAATTTGGGATTATTTATGTGTATATATTTCATCATATTTATTATTTATGTGAATATTTTATGATGTTACCTTTAATATATGCGGCTGTGGGTCATGAAATTTCACGTTGAGGAAAAACCAAAAAACCAAGTGAGAAATAATTCTTCAGTGTGTCTTATTACATGTAACAATGATCTGACTGCAATTCAGTACTTCGGTTCAGTATACAGAAAATCAGAAATAATCTTGTTTTAattgcattttttgttttacttgaGAAATTGTCAAAAGGatgtttttcagttttattttttttattattcataCAGTATTACAGTCATATTCTCTTTATAAAAATGAGATATCTCTGTACTTGTTAATGTGAATTTTAACAGTTAATTTGTTGACATTTTATTCACTGATtatatttctttttttacataataATGTTATGAGTTTTTACATAATAATAATGTTAATAAGTTACTTTGTAAACTTTCAGTTATGTTTAAAGTCTATAGATGATGTTTGTTTTGCCGTAAGTTCTCTTTCCGAAAGTCACCTGTCTGGTGAAGTATACATTGTATTGGTTACTGTGTTAAGTTAAATATCCCAATGGATCAATAGCAAAAATAAACTCTTCAAACCTTGAAAAccttcatttgttttgtaagtcTTTTCACAAGCTTGTTCATGTATGACATTGTACCCAgtacaagggcggatctggggggggttacacgggttacgtaaccccacccccccaaaaaagaggtaatttattggctcaggatgcaccagatagctctattttgcttctttggataaaaaaaatttccgggggagcatgcccccggacccccctagaggcttaggcgccttcggcgccgtcaacttgtatcttcgcagtcattttgtaaccccccccctccaaaatgaattgatccgcccttgcagTTCATACACACTTTGATGTGCTTCACAAAttttcaacacacacatttgCAAAACATTGTTTGTCCGTGCGCTTGAAGTAATGGCGGACTGACCTGTTGTTTCTGAACACTTGAGCCGCAAAATAAATGCGCATTGCTGTCCTTCCCCTGTCATTTTCCAGGATGTCACGAGCAGGGTTGCTAGCAGTGACTCGGCAGCACTTGGTACTCCAAAATGAATACTGGCATATTTCTTGATGTAAATCAAGAGAGAAagtgaacgagagagagagggagagagagacagtaagacagagagggaaagagagagagagaggggcagaccgagatgagagagagagagaaaaaaagagagacagagactgacgaAGAGATGCAGACtcagggaaagagagacagagagagactgaaggagagagagagactgctgataacacgatcatatagaGATATAATAAAGACCTTCAATGCTTTTATAAGGAAATCTAGCACCTGCTCAGCTACTGAGGGAGGCAGACTAGGTGAGAgagtgaaacagagagagagactgaaggaaggggagggcgaagagagagagactgaaggaggggggggggggggcgaagagaaaagagagagagactgaaggaaggggagggcgaagagaaaagagagagagaatgaggtaGAAAGAGAGACTGTTTTTCGAGGGTAACACGAATAAGCAtggatatgcttttttgcatcttgCCCTTAAGAGGGGATAATccacagagagagactgggggggggagagactgggggagagagagaatatgagactggggggggggggggggagagagagactgggggagagagagaatatgagACTGGGGGAGACAGGAGAGagagtgacaatgacaattctttatttttacatttagtcaagttttgactaaatgttttaacgtagaagggggaatcgagacgagggtcgtggtgtatgtgtgtgtgtgtctgtctgtctgtctgtctgtctgtgtagagcgattcagaccaaactactggactgatctttatgaaatttgacatgagagttcctgggaatgatatccccggacgtttttttctttttttcgataaataactttgatgacgtcatatccggctttttgtaaaagttgag
The sequence above is a segment of the Littorina saxatilis isolate snail1 linkage group LG3, US_GU_Lsax_2.0, whole genome shotgun sequence genome. Coding sequences within it:
- the LOC138962468 gene encoding protein downstream neighbor of Son-like, with the translated sequence MATSVWKKPTDTMRVHRLRRRSTVPQVGSNSSGHTDMSPSCRPTVEVNRKRKNPFGCSSPVNKNSSDGDKENSPVYGADKESRSAVSRLDILSCTENETAMPQQSKPTVQIDASQRQCLSPQKSKNIKLDAIDSLPSTPIEGTDTGTRRSLSESLLESSFAPQNAEHISQLYSQKGEVLPVDWSLKLKLRIMMQNALISTATPTSSACALSEFVQNVPLAKEKALMSSLQRCCNYWVHPNLPWFPEFPRLLPDSKIRKQVPFDVGLNTAIQKSLFNDWVESFTSLYQQLKNGYCPYFYVCCHQFTVLFRSPTVAGHAGQSACLTPTTRGIREALRREGVDFTMPNMKTETQKDLDHSSVNHPSPSGSSSGSPLADNQSDCNGPSSLDANDDDDVDERTDVTMKSNEGASVWLEDMGLDRKNFPSLEPGKVKIQREGYQKVDGRAESLVLCRNSQAQALFNFLLNCRSCIALTGPQAGIPPTLLSPTAFHGATLKSNKIRHSEARLSAGTQTESSHVMEISGPLLPHHILNISYLLQENVPEPAILSAINQEHSSPFNLGVKLLVDSSMANRTESSVSSETAQNPGKCSEDTPREKLVSNNHFKAQSQEECQGFGKDSLAEIEGKRRSTANDKNTCSAAANSGSDHPPVWSNGLHSKARSQLCVDPGLEEGSVLREIRCEPDGFLWV